The nucleotide sequence GCTGGAGCCCGGACAGACAATGACTATCTGCCCCGGACGCAGGTGCGGCTTGCAGTCATGCGCAAACGGCCTGGTGCTGTAGGCCGGCCCGACAGCGTAAATAAGGTCGGCACTGTCGAGCGCCTGCGCGATGTCATGGCCGGCATAGGCCACCTCGGCAAACCCCTCCAGCTCACCTTCACTGTGTATACCGCCGGCGTCCTGCACTGCGGCGATATTGTCCGGGAATGGCTCAAAATCGAACAGGCTGACCGTGTGACCATGCTGCGCACAGTCAAATGCAACTGCACAGCCCCCGTTACCAGACCCAAGTACTGCGATTTTCATCCCGCCTCCGATTTCTTCATCTGCTCAACAGCAATATCACGCATCCTGAACTTCTGCAGCTTGCCGGTAACCGTCATCGGAAACTCATCGACAAATTGCAAATACTTCGGCACCTTGAAGTGCGCCAGCCGCTCACGGCAGTGAGCCCGCAGCTGCTCTTCATTGCATTGGGCGCCAGCATGAAGCTGGATCCACGCCATCATTTCCTCGCCATAGTAGTCGTCGGGCACGCCAAACACTGCCACCTGTGCCACGGCCGCGTGTTCGAGTATCGCCGCCTCGATTTCGCTCGGGTAGAGATTTTCACCACCACGGATGACCATATCCTTGAGACGTCCGGTGATACGCACATAGCCTTCCTCATCCATGCAGCCCAGGTCGCCGGAGTGCAGCCAGCCATCTGCGTCCACCGCTTTGGACGTTGCTTCCGGGTCACCGTAGTAACCTTTCATCACGTGGTACCCGCGAAAACAGATCTCGCCGGCTGCACCATGTTCCACCGTCTGTCCGGTCTCGGTATCGACAATTTTTACTTCCTGGTGCGGCAGGTTTCGACCGACCGTCTCGACTCGTCGTTGGAGCGTGTCATCACGCGAGGTGATATGTGTCAGAGGCGATGCCTCGGTCTGGCCATAACCGATGAGAATTTCAGGACAGTGCAGATCCTGCATGACCCGGCGCATCAGTGCCGGGGGACAAGGTGCGCCGGCCATGATGCCGGTACGGAGGCTGGACAAATCCAGCTCGCGGCATTCCGGCTGCTCCAGCTCAGCCGTAAACATCGTCGGCACGCCATGCAGTGCCGTGCAGCGCTCCTTTGCAACCGCACGCAGCACCGGCAGTGGTTCGAAGTATTCGCCGGGCAGCACAATGCAGGCCCCAACGGACAGGCAAAGCAGGTTGGCCAGCACCATGCCAAAACAGTGGAAGAACGGAACGGGCACACACAGCCGGTCGGCTGCCGAGAAGCGCATTTCCAGCGCCGAAAAATACGCGTTATTCAGCAGGTTGTGGTGCGTCAGCACCACCGCCTTTGAAAACCCGGTCGTGCCGGATGTGTACTGGATATTGATGGCGTCATCGATATCCAGTGTCGCCGTAATGGCGTCAAGCTGCGCGACGCTGACCTGATCACTGGCTGCCAGCACTTCCTGCCAGGTAGTGAAACCGGGCGCCGGGCGCTGCGTTCGGTCGGCCCCGGCCGGGTCGTAGACAATTACCCGGCGCAGTGCAGGCAAACGCGCATTGGCCAGTTCAGCCGGCTGCCGGCTATCCAGCTCGGGCACCAGCTGCCGCAGGATCGCAACGTAATCCGTCTTGCGAAATGACGGGATGGCAAAAACAGCCTGCACGTCCGATTTTTTCAGCACGTACTCGAGCTCGGCCGCGCGGTAGGCAGGGTTGATATCGACCAGGATGATGCCTGCACGTGCCGTTGCCAGCTGCACCAGCAACCACTCGAGGTTGTTGGTGGACCAGATCCCGACCCGATCACCCTTGCTGAAGCCCAGGCCCACCAGCCCGCGCGCCAGCTCGTCAGCGCGCGCCGCGAGCCCGGCATACGTCAGCCGCGCATCCTGCGGCAGCGAAACAATCGCCTCGTTTTCAGGGTGGCGCGCCGCGACGGCCG is from Gammaproteobacteria bacterium and encodes:
- a CDS encoding AMP-binding protein, yielding MGNAGCSYFHRGGSQPLLGETIPQHFAAVAARHPENEAIVSLPQDARLTYAGLAARADELARGLVGLGFSKGDRVGIWSTNNLEWLLVQLATARAGIILVDINPAYRAAELEYVLKKSDVQAVFAIPSFRKTDYVAILRQLVPELDSRQPAELANARLPALRRVIVYDPAGADRTQRPAPGFTTWQEVLAASDQVSVAQLDAITATLDIDDAINIQYTSGTTGFSKAVVLTHHNLLNNAYFSALEMRFSAADRLCVPVPFFHCFGMVLANLLCLSVGACIVLPGEYFEPLPVLRAVAKERCTALHGVPTMFTAELEQPECRELDLSSLRTGIMAGAPCPPALMRRVMQDLHCPEILIGYGQTEASPLTHITSRDDTLQRRVETVGRNLPHQEVKIVDTETGQTVEHGAAGEICFRGYHVMKGYYGDPEATSKAVDADGWLHSGDLGCMDEEGYVRITGRLKDMVIRGGENLYPSEIEAAILEHAAVAQVAVFGVPDDYYGEEMMAWIQLHAGAQCNEEQLRAHCRERLAHFKVPKYLQFVDEFPMTVTGKLQKFRMRDIAVEQMKKSEAG